The candidate division WOR-3 bacterium genome includes the window TCAACAATTTTCCTTTTTGATGGATAATTAATTATTCCTTCTACATTTTCAATACCTTTTTCATGCTTGAGATAGTAAAGATAGTAAAGTAGTTGATAATAGTGAGCTTCTTGAAATTTGTCAGACTTTTTAACATCATGAAGAATAACTTTATCCCCCTTTTTAATAAAATCTATAGAGATTTTCTCTATAAGTATGTCTTTCTCTATATCTTTAAATGTAATTTCATGTAATATCTTACCTAAAATTACTAGCTCTGATTCATGCTCCTGTGTAACATAGTGAGAAAAATACCAAAGCTGTGTTTTACAATGGATAAAATAATTTATTTGAACTCCTGTAAACAAAACCTCATTTTCAAATATTTCTTCAAACTTTCTTGAAATTTTTTCATAGTTGCTGGTCTCCATAATCTTGATAAGCTCTAAAATATATAGACGTTTTCATAACCTGTAAGTTTAAATCCAGTTTCAGCATCATAAAATTCCGAATTTCTTACGAAGAATCTGATACTTTCTAGTAAATGGGGAAGTAATGAGCTAATATCTTCTTTTCTTTCTATTAAAATTTTTCCTTCTTTTATATTTGTTATAAATTCTTCCTTTTCTTCTTTTGCTAATGCTTTTTTAGAATGAAGAAGCAATAAATATGGTAGTATTTTTCTAAAGAAAACCTTTTTTTCTTTTACTAAACGATATGTGTACTTTGATCTGAGATATTCCTTTATTTTTGTGTACAACTCAAAAATATTATTTTTATCTAAAATTAGTTCAACAGACCACCAATCTTCTATAAGTCTGCATTTAGTCCTTATTTCGATAAATTTCAACCCTTCTATAATACTTTCATACTTATCTTGGTTTTTTAAATATTCAACTTTCTCTAAATACTTGTACATAATTTCCAAAATGTCTTTTTCTTCTAATATTTTATTTTTTGGAATGACTTGCTTAGTATGAGAAATTAGAAAAGCGCTATATATAGGAGAGTAAGAATATTTCTTATTTTCTCTTTCTTCAAAAACTTCCCATATTTCTATTTCTTCTGGCAAAGGATTATTTGCACTTCTATTTACTCTTCCCGAACTCTGAATAAGTGAGTCAAATGGAGCAAAATCTCTAAACATCATATCAA containing:
- the cas4 gene encoding CRISPR-associated protein Cas4, with product METSNYEKISRKFEEIFENEVLFTGVQINYFIHCKTQLWYFSHYVTQEHESELVILGKILHEITFKDIEKDILIEKISIDFIKKGDKVILHDVKKSDKFQEAHYYQLLYYLYYLKHEKGIENVEGIINYPSKRKIVEVKLTPEKEIELQKIFQEIKRIVSLPKPPKPEKKKYCRKCSYFELCWINK